From one Pristis pectinata isolate sPriPec2 chromosome 14, sPriPec2.1.pri, whole genome shotgun sequence genomic stretch:
- the rag2 gene encoding V(D)J recombination-activating protein 2: MSLEMVSENSSTNLIHPGFSLLNFHSEVFLFGQKGWPKRSCSTGVFLLHLKGHQLKLKPVSFSSKSCYLPPLRRPAITHYSDPSETGSLFYLIHGGRTPNNELPNSLYIMMVYDNAAKKRTSLHCTEKNLKGDVPKGRYGHTINVIQNKGQTICVLFGGRSYQPPGQRTTENWNSLVDCLPEVFLIDMNTGHCTSHVLPEVEEGFSFHVAISKIDTIYILGGHSIKNNNRPARLLSLKVDLSDIQPSVKCTILQEGISVSSAIMTQAGKDEFIIVGGYESESQKRMICNTVILEDDNIQILEKEPPAWTNDIIASKTWFGSDMGSSAVLIGIPGETKQDSPDANYFYIANFGQPKEESQVSASQESFIDPEECSTFEDSEEFHFEVEADPSDDVENLDDADEEGYWIKCSATCSVNIKIWVPYYSTEFNKPAMIFCSNAGDDGHWVHAQCMNLTETQLIQFSQENIKYFCNEHYIDRGIKTPHKIKQIKRTPIKSPRKKSPATLKRTPMKKSFLKRLFD, translated from the coding sequence ATGTCCCTGGAAATGGTTTCAGAGAACAGCAGTACTAACCTTATACACCCAGGATTCTCCTTACTGAATTTTCATAGTGAAGTCTTTCTTTTTGGACAGAAAGGCTGGCCTAAGAGATCCTGCAGCACAGGTGTTTTCCTTCTTCATCTCAAGGGTCACCAGCTGAAACTTAAACCTGTttcattttcatctaaatcatgcTATCTCCCACCATTGCGTCGGCCTGCAATAACTCATTACTCAGATCCATCAGAAACAGGAAGCCTTTTTTATTTAATTCACGGTGGGAGAACTCCAAATAATGAACTGCCTAATTCACTCTACATCATGATGGTTTATGACAATGCTGCCAAAAAGAGAACATCTCTTCATTGCACTGAAAAGAATCTAAAAGGAGATGTTCCCAAAGGAAGATATGGCCACACCATCAATGTGATTCAGAACAAGGGACAAACTATATGTGTCTTGTTTGGTGGTAGGTCTTACCAACCTCCTGGACAAAGAACTACAGAAAACTGGAACAGCTTAGTGGATTGTTTGCCTGAGGTTTTCCTGATTGATATGAATACTGGCCATTGCACATCCCACGTGCTTCCAGAAGTAGAAGAAGGCTTTTCATTCCATGTTGCCATTTCAAAAATTGACACCATCTACATATTAGGTGGTCATTCCATTAAAAACAATAATCGTCCTGCAAGATTGCTTAGTCTAAAAGTAGATCTTTCAGacatccagccaagtgtgaaatGTACAATACTGCAAGAAGGTATCTCTGTATCAAGTGCAATCATGACCCAAGCTGGCAAGGATGAATTCATCATTGTTGGTGGTTATGAATCTGAGAGCCAGAAGCGAATGATTTGTAACACCGTCATTTTGGAGGATGATAACATTCAGATTTTGGAAAAAGAACCCCCAGCATGGACTAATGATATCATAGCAAGCAAAACCTGGTTTGGCAGTGACATGGGAAGTAGTGCAGTGTTAATAGGAATTCCTGGAGAAACAAAACAGGATTCACCAGATGCAAACTACTTCTATATCGCAAATTTTGGACAGCCAAAAGAAGAAAGCCAAGTGTCTGCTAGCCAGGAGTCCTTTATTGATCCTGAGGAATGCAGCACATTTGAAGATTCAGAAGAATTTCACTTTGAAGTGGAAGCAGATCCCTCTGATGATGTGGAAAACTTGGATGATGCTGATGAAGAAGGATACTGGATTAAATGCAGTGCCACCTGCAGTGTGAATATTAAGATCTGGGTGCCTTATTACTCCACAGAATTCAATAAACCTGCAATGATCTTCTGCTCGAATGCAGGTGATGATGGACACTGGGTACATGCTCAGTGCATGAATCTCACAGAAACGCAGCTAATTCAGTTTTCTCAGGAGAACATAAAGTACTTTTGCAATGAACATTATATTGACAGGGGAATTAAAACTCCACACAAGATAAAGCAGATAAAGCGAACACCAATAAAATCCCCACGTAAGAAGTCACCAGCAACACTGAAAAGGACACCAATGAAGAAGAGCTTTCTGAAGAGACTGTTTGATTGA